A region from the Nocardioides coralli genome encodes:
- the radA gene encoding DNA repair protein RadA: protein MPKSPARTRPAYRCSECGWETAKWVGRCGECQAWGSVAEAAAAPTTRATASAVTAPAVPIGQVPVEASAFRSSGVPELDRVLGGGLVPGAAILMAGEPGVGKSTLLLEVAAQTARYQRRTLYVTGEESASQVRLRADRTGGVHDELYLAAETDLGAVLTHIEQVRPELLVVDSVQTIGASGVDGVPGGVTQVKEVAAALIRVAKTRNITTLIVGHVTKDGTIAGPRVLEHVVDVVLGFEGDRNSRFRMVRALKNRFGPVDEVGCFDLSAEGIVAVTDPTGLFVEQHAQQVPGTCVAVTMEGRRPLLAEVQALVTPTAAERPRRTTSGLDGSRMAMVLAVLQQHGGIRLQSHDVFASTVGGVRLTEPATDLALALALASASADRPAPRGVVAMGELGLAGELRKVRDLPQRISEAARLGFQVAVVPGRHQGPSGQDRQVDGMRVIEVPDIATCLRLLSLIKERER, encoded by the coding sequence ATGCCGAAGAGCCCCGCCCGCACCCGCCCGGCCTACCGCTGCAGCGAGTGCGGCTGGGAGACCGCCAAGTGGGTGGGCCGCTGCGGCGAGTGCCAGGCCTGGGGCTCGGTCGCCGAAGCCGCGGCTGCACCCACCACCCGGGCCACCGCCTCGGCGGTGACGGCGCCCGCGGTGCCGATCGGCCAGGTCCCGGTCGAAGCATCGGCGTTCCGCAGCAGCGGGGTCCCCGAGCTCGACCGCGTGCTGGGGGGCGGGCTGGTCCCGGGCGCGGCGATCCTCATGGCCGGCGAGCCGGGCGTCGGCAAGAGCACCCTGCTGCTCGAGGTGGCCGCCCAGACCGCGCGCTACCAGCGTCGCACCCTCTACGTCACCGGCGAGGAGTCCGCTTCCCAGGTGCGGCTGCGAGCCGACCGCACCGGCGGTGTGCACGACGAGCTCTACCTCGCGGCCGAGACCGACCTCGGCGCGGTGCTGACCCACATCGAGCAGGTGCGGCCCGAACTGCTGGTGGTCGACTCCGTGCAGACGATCGGCGCCAGCGGCGTCGACGGGGTCCCCGGCGGCGTCACCCAGGTCAAGGAAGTGGCGGCGGCGCTGATCCGGGTCGCCAAGACCCGCAACATCACCACGCTGATCGTGGGCCACGTGACCAAGGACGGCACCATCGCCGGCCCGCGCGTGCTCGAGCACGTGGTCGACGTGGTCCTCGGCTTCGAGGGTGACCGCAACTCGCGGTTCCGGATGGTCCGCGCGCTCAAGAACCGGTTCGGCCCCGTCGACGAGGTGGGCTGCTTCGACCTCTCGGCGGAGGGCATCGTGGCCGTCACCGACCCGACCGGGCTCTTCGTGGAGCAGCACGCCCAGCAGGTCCCGGGCACCTGCGTGGCGGTGACGATGGAGGGGCGGCGACCGCTGCTGGCCGAGGTGCAGGCGCTGGTGACCCCGACGGCCGCCGAGCGCCCCCGGCGTACCACCAGCGGGCTCGACGGCTCGCGGATGGCGATGGTGCTGGCGGTGCTGCAGCAGCACGGCGGGATCCGGCTGCAGAGCCACGACGTCTTCGCCTCGACCGTCGGGGGCGTGCGGCTCACCGAGCCGGCGACCGACCTGGCCCTCGCCCTCGCCCTCGCCTCGGCATCGGCCGACCGGCCCGCGCCGCGGGGGGTGGTGGCGATGGGCGAGCTCGGGCTCGCGGGCGAGCTCCGCAAGGTGCGCGACCTGCCGCAGCGGATCTCCGAGGCGGCGCGGCTGGGCTTCCAGGTGGCCGTCGTCCCCGGTCGGCACCAGGGGCCCTCGGGCCAGGACCGGCAGGTCGACGGCATGCGGGTGATCGAGGTCCCCGACATCGCCACCTGCCTGCGGCTCCTCTCGCTGATCAAGGAGCGGGAGCGATGA